From Anaerococcus urinomassiliensis:
ATTATATTGACAGTCAAAGTATTATCGTCAATAAATTCGTCTGTTTGCCAAATCTTATCCATTATTTCTTCTCTCTTGTAGACTTTTTCTGGATATTCGAACATCATCTCTAGTATCAAATATTCATTTTTTGATAAGACCAAATCATTGCCAGCAAAGCTTAATACCATCCTGTTTCTGTCAATTTCTATATCTTTATAGGAAAGCTTGCTAACAGTTTCCCTGTATTGGTAAGATCGCCTTAGCACAGCCTTTATCTTTGCAAGGAGGACGTCCAAGTCAAAGGGCTTAGTTATGTAATCATCTGCTCCCATATTCATAGCCATAATCTTGTTTAGATTTTCATCTGCAGAAGAAATGAAAATTATTGGCACATTTGATGAAGACCTAATCTTCTCACACCAATAATAGCCATTAAAAAATGGAAGGGACACATCTAGTAAGACCAAGTCCGGATTGATATCTAGAAAATTTTCATAAACAGAGGAAAAGTCATCTGGTGAAAAAACTTCATAAGACCATGATTTCAAAAATTTCCCCAAAGATTTTAATATAACTTCGTCATCTTCAACTATATAAATTTTAACCATAAAAACCTACTTTCTACTATAATTATAAGGCAAAATCGGCAAAATAAAACCGCCTGGAAGGCGGCCCATTCTATCTTTCTTTTATTTTTTGTTTTATGTCAGAGAAATCATAAGACCTATCATCCAAGTCACGGATTAGATTTGGGAAGGCCTTTAGTATTCTTCTCTCGCTTTTCTTTTCAAAAATCGCTTTAAACTCGGCAATTCTTTGGTCGAACTCTTTGCGTTTTTCGCTTGTTTTTTCTGCTGTTTCTATGCCCCTATCAGCAATTTTCTCCCCAATTTCGCTAGTAAGCTCACCAAGTTTTTCTGATGATCTTTCTATTTGCTTAAATTTCTTGTTGATTCCTATAATTGTGTTAAAACTTGCTATTGTGTCTATGGCAAATAGAATTGCAACTACTATATTTACACCAAGTACAAGCTTATAAGGCATAGCAAAGACCATAGATCTAATCATTGGGTGAATGGCTTCGTAGAGGATAAAGCATAGGGCTCCCCATAGTAAGGAATACTCCGCACAAATATGGCCACCAATGTTAAATTTCTTATCCGAATAGTCCCACCATTTCTTATGAAATATCTTTTCTAGGATAAATCCTGTAATTAGCTCTATTATTGATGCGATTATCATCGATGCGAAAAATAGAAATATTTTATTCTCCGTATCGACCATGTTTAAGAGCAATATTATGGAAACGGCAGCAAAACCATAGATTGGGCACCAGGGACCATTCAAAACTCCACAGTTGATGTATTTGCCAGCTCTGATGCCATTGTAGGAGACTTCCAAGATCCATCCTACTATAGCGTAGATGAAAAAATATATTATATAAACTTTTGTCATATGTCCACCTCAAAATCATTTGTGTCTTTTCTTTTTGATGATATCAATCCTTGCCCATTTCTCTTCCAGGTCCTCTGATAGGTTAGGGAAAGCGCGCAGGATTCTCTTTTCTCCAAATCTGTCAAAAAACTCTTTAAATTCAGCACTTCTTTGGTCAAATTCTTTGCCTATCTTAGATTTTTCAATTTCCTTTTTCCTATCTAAGGCCTCAAAGGTCCTATCAGCAACTTTTTGGCCAATACCATCTGAGACTTTTCTTATATCCTTTGATTGGTCTTCAATTAGCTTAAATTTCTCGCTTAGGCCCATCAAGGTAATAATGGTTGCAATTAAATCCACTACAAATATTAGTCCCATTATGATATTTAGAGTTATTATAGCTTTGATTGGTAAAAGATTGATAGCTTTTCTTATCATAGGATGGATAGCTTCATAGAGTATATAACAAACTGCTCCCCATACTAAAGAAAATTCAGCACAAATATATCCGCCTATATTAAACTTGTAAGACCTGTAGTCCCACCGTCTCTTGTGGAAGATTTTCTCTAGAATAATTCCTGTAATAAGTTCCAAAACACTAGCAACTATGGCTGACATAAAAAGTATGTATAACTTGTTGGAATTGCCCAAATCTCCCAATATTATGACCACTGCCAAGGCTCCAAAGCCATAAATCGGGCAGTATGGGCCATTTAGAAAGCCCCTATTAATAAATTTGCCTTGGCTTATTACATGAAATGAAACTTCCAATATCCATCCAATTACTGCATAAATAAAAAAATAACTTATGTAATATTGCATAATTCTTCCTTAAAAAAATAAGCTCCCAAGAAAAATATCTCAGAAGCTCATTTACAAAACTTATTTTATACCTTCAACAACTTTCACAGCTTCCTCTTTTTCAAGAGTAGATCTAGCGTAAATCTCGTTTTGGCCATTTTTAATAAAGATGTAGTTAAATGATCCATCATCCCAGTATTTGCCAGTGTTTTCGCCAATTGTGATATCTTCTGCATCTTCTGGAACATTTACAAGTTCAGCCATTCTCTCTTCGTTATTTGAGATTTGAACGGTGATTTTTTGGGCTGGATTTTTTGGAGCGCCATATTCAACTGTAAGCAAATCATTTTTTTCATCTTTGAAATTTTCACCAAAACCTTCTGGTAGGTATGAAAATTCTAAGTCATAGATGCCTTTTTCTCCAGAATCCTTATTGTCAATCTCATTTGCAGGGTCCGGCTCTACTGCTAGGTCTCCATCTTCCTTAGCTTCTTTTATTTCTTCACTTGCCTCTTGAGCTGGTTTTTCTTCTGTGGTTTCTGCCTTATTACCACAAGCAGATAATGGTGTTGCTAAAGCTAAAATTAATACTAATTTTAAATATCTCGTATTCTTCATCTTATCTCCTTAAAATATTACAGTGTTAATTATACTACAATACTTAAGAAAATAAAAAATTATTTATTATTATTCTTTGCAATCTCCTTAAGATGTGCCTTTTCCTTATCCAAGAACTCTTCCATAACTTTTATCCTTGCGTAAGGCTTATCGTTGCCCTCAACTATTATCCAAGGTGCGAAGTCAAAATCAGTGCGGTAGAGCATCTCATCCATAGCTTCAATATATTGATCCCACTTGTTGCGATTACGCCAATCTTCGTCTGTTATTTTATAATTTTTGTCTGGATTATTAACCCTATCCATAAATCTTTGGTATTGCTCATCCTTATCTATAACTACAAAAAATTTCATTACTAAAGTTCCGTGATTAGCAATCTCTTTTTCGAATTCTTTGATCTCATCGTAGGACCTTGACCATTGTCTGGTAGTAGCAAAGCCTTCTACTCTTTCTACCATAACTCTGCCATACCAAGATCTAGAGAAAATTCCGACATATCCGTCTTCAGGAAGTTTATCATAAAATCTCCACAAATAATGGTGGTCAAGCTCTTCCTTGCTTGGAGCTGATATTGCGTTTACTGTATATAATCTTGGGTCGACTTTTTTGACAAGTCTTTCTATAGCCCCATCTTTGCCAGCTGCATCCACACCTTCAAATACCAAAACTGTTGATACACCAGCTTCATAAAGCTCAAATATTACATCTCTAACTTCTTTTTGGAGCTTATCCTTTTTCTCTTTATATTCATCTTTAGATATGCTCTTATCTAGGTCCAATTTTTCAATAATCGAGTTTTGATCTTCGATAAATCTTTCTGTATTTTTATTGTCCATTTTTTGTGTGGATACTCTCTCTATGCCAATTGTTAGCATCTCAAGCATTTGATAGAGCATAGTCTTTGAAGCTTTTTTCAAGTCATCGCTATCAATTATAGTCCAAGGACTAAAGTCAAAGTTTGTCTTTTCCAATACATTCTCAAAGTGTTTTTTATATTTTTTATAATTTTTATTCTGATCTGTGTCAGACTTGGTTAGATAGAAACTCTTTTGTTTACTATCCTTCATTTGCTCTATACGTTTTCTTTGCTCTTTTTCGCTCACATTTAAGAAAAACTTGATAATGATTGTCTCATCATCGTAGAGCATTTTTTCTATTTTTTCTAGGGATTTTATATTCTTTTCCAAGTCTTTTTCGCTAATTTTAATATCATCAAATAGCTTATAATAAAAAGACCTATCAAATATTTTAACATGACCCTTTTTTGGGGTATTAGTAAAAAATCTCTTTGCAAAAGGAAACTTTTTATCGTATTCTTCATCTTTTTCAAAAACTTCTACATCAAAATACTTAGGGTTCAATTCCTCGCTTAAGTCGTTTATTACATGACCCTTGCCGGAAGATTCAAAACCATCCACCATGACTAAGACAGGAATCTCCAAATTTTCACAAATTCTCATCAGCCTTGCAAGACGCTTTTGCAAATCTGACTTACTAATATCATCGTATTCATATTTTTCACTTAAATCCATAGCACTCTCCTTATATTTACTGATACCCTATTCTAGATAAGATCAGCCATTTGTGATAGATTTGTAATCTTGATTGTCTTGTTTTCGACTTCTATCAAGCCATCATCTACCATATTTGAAAGTTCACGAGAAAGGGATGGCCTTGTAGTAACTAGAATATCCGCCCACTCTTCCCTAGAAAGATTTACCTTTACCATAGAGTTTTCTTGATTTAGCAATAGGTACTTGCTTACTTTTTGGCGTAGACTTGCTTGGGAAGTGATTTGATTTGTCCTTGATAATTCTAGACATTTTCTTGAAAGCATATCTATATACGATTTCAAAAATTCTTTTGATCCATAGGAAAAAATAGATGCAAAATCGTGAATTACAAGTATTTTACTAGGAACTTCTGCTTGGGCAGAAAAGTCAAAGCCTTCTTTGAGATATGAGTAGACTTCCCCAAAAACTCCTGGCTTTTGAATCTTTTTTATTATAAATCTCTTGCCATTAGAATCAATTTTATAAACCAAAATACTACCTTCTATAAGATAATAGGCATCTCCTGTAACATCCCCAACTCTAAAAATATGGTCTTCTTTTTGATATATCTTTTCTTCTATGATATTTCTTTCTTCTATTGATTTTAAATCTTGGGCACTTAAATCTTTAAACATAGAAATTTGTCTTAAATCCATAATTCACCTCATCTTTATTATAAAAAATAGATGCTATTTTTACAAATTTTGATTAAATATCTTTCTTTAACTAGTAGCAATTTATTATTTAAATATTTTGAAAATCAAGCTAAATTAACTTGAAATTTTGTTATCAATCTCATATACTATATTTATAGATATTTTTATCTTAAATTTTTTTATTGTATTAGTTATGTTTTATATAATATATTAAGTATAGTCTTAGTATAGGAAAGGATTATAATATGGAGGAAACATTAAAAGATAAAACAACTAAGCTAGCTTTTTCAAAATCTATTGATATAGCACTAAAGAAGATAAAAAAAGATCCAGTAAAAGGTATGGAAGATATCACTGCCATAATGGATAAGTATATAATGCCAAAGGATGCTGAAGAAAACAGTGCCAAGCACGCTCTTGACAGAATCAGAGGAGAATTTGCTGACCCATCATCAAAATGGGCTTCATTTGCAGAAGATATAGTAAATGACATTGACGACAATGTCCTAAAACAGTTTATAATGACAGTAGCCTACAACGCTGTCTATAAGGGTAACTCCAAGAGAAATAAATTGCAAAAAGGATACAATTGCAATATTCCTTGGACAATATTATTTGACCCTACCTCAGCTTGTAACCTAGCTTGTACTGGTTGCTGGGCTGCAGAATACGGCCACAAAAACAATCTTTCTTATGAAGAGATGCAAAGTATAGTAAGACAAGGCAATGAAATGGGTTGTTATTTCTTCTTACTAACAGGTGGAGAACCTCTAGTAAGAAAAAAAGATATAATCAAATTGGCCAATGAATTTAATGATTCTGCCTTTCATATCTTCACAAACGGCACACTAATTGACGATGAATTTTGCGAGGAAGTTGCTAAGGCTGGTAATATTTCCTTTGCCCTATCTGTAGAGGGAACAGAAGAATCTACCGACTTTAGAAGGGGTGATGGAGTTTATAGCAAGGTTATTAACGCTATGGAGACTCTTAAAAAACACAAACTTCTCTACGGTGTTTCTGTTTGCTACACATCAAAGAACTACTTACAGGTTACTTCAGATGAATTTATAGCAAATATGATAGATCATGGTTGTAAACTGGCTTGGTTTTTCCATTACATGCCTGTTGGCAATGATGCTGATGTATCACTTTTACCAAGCCCAGACCAAAGAAAATATATATTAAAGAGAATTAGAGAGATTAGATCTGGATCTAGTCCTCACAAAATTTATGCCATAGATTTCCAAAATGATGGTGAATTTATAAACGGTTGTATAGCCGGTGGCAAAAACTACCTACACATTAATTCTCAAGGGGATATGGAGCCTTGCGTATTTATCCACTATTCAGATTCAAATATTAGGGATAATACTATCCTAGAAGCTTTGCAAGCTCCACTATTTATGGCCTACCATGATAATCAACCATTTAATGACAATATGTTTAAGCCATGTCCAATGCTTGAAAATGCAGGAAAACTTACAAAAATGGTCAATGAGACACATGCACACTCTACTGATTTGATATCTCCAGAAGATCCAAAAGATCTAGAAGGTAAATGTGCACCATATGCAAAAAAATGGAACAAAACAGCAGATGATATTTGGGAAATAAGAAAAGAAGAAAGAAAACATCTTTAATATAAAATTAAGATAAAAACTAAAATAAGCTCGAGTCTCATTATTAAGGCCCGAGCTATTGTTTTTTGGATTTATAATAAGTTTCTAATTACTTTATGACTATAATTTGTCTCCTATATTTTAGATAGCTTCTTCTTTGTATACATAAGGAGGGTTGTTTCCCCTGCCTGGGACTCTCTTTAACAAACCTGTAACCATAAGGGCTATTGCTCCATCTCCTGTGACGTTGCAAGCTGTACCAAAGGAGTCTTGGAGAGCAAATATTGAAAGCATAAGAGCTGTTCCTGTATCATCAAAGCCAAGGACAGAAATAATAAGTCCAAGGGAAGCCATAACTGTACCACCTGGTACACCAGGTGCGCCTATAGCAAATATTCCCAAAAGAATAACAAATAGTATCATAGAACTTAATTCTGGAAGTTTGCCATATAGAATTTGTGATACGACCATTACAAAGAATGTTTCTGTAAGCACTGATCCACATAGGTGGGTGTTTGAGCAAAGTGGTATGACAAAGTCTCTAATCTTAGAATCTAGGGTCTTGGCCTTTGAGGCTGACTTTAGTGCAACTGATAGGGTTGCTGCTGAAGACATGGTACCAAGGGCTGTTAAATATGCCGGTCCGTAGTTTTTGAGTACTTCCATTGGATTTGTTTTTGATATAGCTCCACCAATTAGATATAGCAAGGCAAGCCATATGTAGTGCATAATGATTACTATAAATATTATCTTGATAAAAACTGGTAATTGCTTATTTATCATCCCTGTATATGAAAGTTCGGCAAAGGTTGTAAATATGTATAGTGGCAAGATTTTGATAATAATCCTATTTACAACTTCCAAAGTAATGTTATTAGTTTCTTTTAACAACTTAATCCAAGTTTCTGACTTTGACCAAACTACTCCAAGTCCTAAGATAACTGATGTTACTAGGGCTGTCATTACTGGCATTAGTGGATCTATGCTAAGTTCAAAGATTGATTCTGGAATTTCCTTTTGCTCGGCTAATTCCGATGCTATATGTAGGTTTGGAATCACTGATCTTCCAACTACAAGTGAGAATAGGGCAGCTCCAACTGATGATATGTAGCAAATGATTAGGGTTATAGTTAACACTCTTCCTGCTTCCTCACTTAGTGATACAATAGCCGGTGTTATGAAGCCCAAGATAATGATTGGCACTGCATAAAATATCAATTGACCCAAAACAGCTTTTATAGTATTTATTATGACTATAACTGACTCGTTACTTATATTTCCAACAATTATTCCTAAAATAATACCAAGAATTAGTTTAAATATTAAACTATCAAATATTTTTTTCTTGCTCATAAATTCACCTCTTTTATTTATCTATTATATCTAGCATCACTTTATCAGTTTGGGAGAAACCTAGGTGGGATAACTTACCTATATTTATAATGGTTTCTTCTATACTATCACCCACTATGCCTACATTCGCATCAGTCACTACTCCATTTAGGGCAAGATAGGCTGCTATGACAGATTCTTCTGCACTAGTTGATAGCTTCATCGAGCAAGACTCTTTGGCCCCATCACAGACTATGCCTGTGAGATTAGCAAAGACATTTGTACAAGCACCCTCTATCTCTTCTTCGCTACCACCTAACATAAAAGCAATTCCTGCACTAGCACCTATTGCCGCTCCTATAGCACAACCACAAAGGCCTGAGAGTTTGCCAGAATATTCCTTAACATAACGGTTAATAATATGTGCAAAAAATAGTCCTCTTGCAAGACTTTCATCATCCAGATTTTCTCTTTTTGCAACTATGTATATAGGTAAGACTACCCCCACTCCTTGGTTACCAGAACCACCGGATGTCATTATAGGAAGGGCTCCGCCGCCCATTCTCATATCAGCCGCAGCTGCAGTGAGTATTCTAGTATCAGTAACAAAATTATCTGGCAAAATTTTGGCATCCTTTAGCTCTTTTAGTTTCTTGCCAAGTTTTAGACCATAGCCCTCTAAGCCCTCATTGGCCGCATTGAGATTGACCTCAACTCCTTCTAGGACAAAAGAAATATCATCATAGTCCATGTCCCTTACAATTTGTCCAAGCTCTTCAAAGGACATATCTTTGATAGAAACTTTATCTCCTTTGCCATCATCAACTGGATTATCATATATGACTTCCTCATTTTTGATGATTTTTACAATGTTTGAATGGGAATGGGATAGAACCACCTTAGCATTATCTTCTCCTGCAAATATTGTAAGTTCTACATAAACATCAGGAACATCGTCAATGTAGTTTACTGTGACCTTCCCATCTTTGACAAAGTCTTTGGCTCTTTTTATATTACCATCACTTAGCTTTGAAAAAACTAAAAGTGGACTAGTTGTCTTCTCTGTAAAAACACCAAGGCTTGCTGCTAAATCCAAACCATGATCTCCAGTGTTTGGGATTTTGACAGCTTTGCCATTTTTAAAGATATTCTTGCTACAAAGCACTTCTATCTTTTCCACATTTGACTTATCAATATATTCTGAGCCAACATTAGCCGCATAGGCAACTGCAACGGGTTCAGTGCATCCCACTGCCTTAGTCGAGTCCTCTTTTACAATATTGATAAGTTCTTTATTTATCAAATTTTTATCCATACTCATTATCCTCCAGAAAAATTATAATATAATTTTTTTGATTTTGCAAACGATTTCATTGTTATTATAAAGATATTCGAAGTATTATATTTTTCTAAAAAAATCAGCCTCCTTAATAAGGAGGCTGGTGATTTTATGCTGTCATTGTTTTTAGGTCTTCTTCTACAGTAGAAATTGGAGAGATTCCAAAGTTTTCTACTAAGAAGTCAACAACTGTTGGTGATAAGAAGGCTGGAAGTGTTGGTCCAAGGTGGATATTTTTCACTCCTAGGCTTAGTAATGCTAGTAAGACTATTACTGCCTTTTGTTCATACCAAGCTATGTTATATTCTATTGGCAAATCATTAATATCATCAAGACCAAAGGCATCTTTTAGGGCAAGGGCAATTTGTACTAGAGAGTAAGAGTCGTTACATTGACCAGCATCAAGAACTCTTGGTATTCCGTTAATGTCTCCTAGACCAAGCTTATTGTATCTATATTTAGCACAACCAGCTGTTAGGATTACATAATCTTCTGGTAGGCCTTGAGCAAATTCTGAGTAGTAGTTTCTTTCTTTGAATCTACCATCACATCCACCCATAACTACGAATTTTTTGATGTTTCCAGCCTTAACTTCTTCTACAACCTTATCTGCTAATTGGATAACTTGATTGTGAGCAAATCCACCAACTACTTTTAAATCTTCTAGGTTAGTTGGAGCATCACAAGTTTTGGCAAGTTCGATTATTTCAGAGAAGTCTTTTTGACCATTTTCATCAGCTTCAATGTGTTTGCAACCTGGATAACCAGCATTGCCTGTAGTAAACATCTTCTCTAGGTAAGTATTGTTTTTCTTTGGTGGTACTATACAGTTTGTTGTCATTAGGATTGGACCGTTGAATGATTCAAACTCATCATTTTGGTGCCACCAGCTTGAACCATAGTTACCATGGAAGTGATCATATTGTTTGAATTCTGGGTAGTAGTTTGCAGGAAGCATCTCTGAGTGGGTGTAGATTTCTACTCCACTATCTTTGGTTTGTTCAAGAAGCATCTTCATATCATGTAGGTCGTGACCAGAAATTAGAATACCTGGTTTATTTCCTGCTGAGTAGTCAACTTCTGTGATTTCTGGGTTACCGTAAGACTCTGTATTAGCCTTATCAAGTAGGGCCATAGCCTTAACACCGTGTTCACCTGTTTGCATTACTAGATCAATTAGGCTAGGAACTTCGTTGTCATCCTTGGTAGCTTGTTCTAAAGCTTTTGCTATGAATCTGTCTACTTCAACATCATGGAAGCCTAGAACATTAGCGTGACGGTTGTAGGCAGCCATACCCTTTAGTCCATATGTACATAGTTCTACTAGAGATCTTTGATCTTCATTTACTATATTTAATACACCAACTTCTATAGCTTTTTTCTCAAGTTCTTCATCCTTATCTGTTGAGAATAGAGCAAAGTCTGATAGGCCTTCCTTGCTATCTAATTTTTCAATTAGAGAATCTTTTAGGCTGATAGTTTCTTTAACTATCTCCATAATTGCTGGAGTATCGAAGTTTGCATTAGTGATTGTAACAAATAAGTTA
This genomic window contains:
- a CDS encoding dicarboxylate/amino acid:cation symporter, encoding MSKKKIFDSLIFKLILGIILGIIVGNISNESVIVIINTIKAVLGQLIFYAVPIIILGFITPAIVSLSEEAGRVLTITLIICYISSVGAALFSLVVGRSVIPNLHIASELAEQKEIPESIFELSIDPLMPVMTALVTSVILGLGVVWSKSETWIKLLKETNNITLEVVNRIIIKILPLYIFTTFAELSYTGMINKQLPVFIKIIFIVIIMHYIWLALLYLIGGAISKTNPMEVLKNYGPAYLTALGTMSSAATLSVALKSASKAKTLDSKIRDFVIPLCSNTHLCGSVLTETFFVMVVSQILYGKLPELSSMILFVILLGIFAIGAPGVPGGTVMASLGLIISVLGFDDTGTALMLSIFALQDSFGTACNVTGDGAIALMVTGLLKRVPGRGNNPPYVYKEEAI
- a CDS encoding putative ABC transporter permease, giving the protein MQYYISYFFIYAVIGWILEVSFHVISQGKFINRGFLNGPYCPIYGFGALAVVIILGDLGNSNKLYILFMSAIVASVLELITGIILEKIFHKRRWDYRSYKFNIGGYICAEFSLVWGAVCYILYEAIHPMIRKAINLLPIKAIITLNIIMGLIFVVDLIATIITLMGLSEKFKLIEDQSKDIRKVSDGIGQKVADRTFEALDRKKEIEKSKIGKEFDQRSAEFKEFFDRFGEKRILRAFPNLSEDLEEKWARIDIIKKKRHK
- a CDS encoding radical SAM protein, whose translation is MEETLKDKTTKLAFSKSIDIALKKIKKDPVKGMEDITAIMDKYIMPKDAEENSAKHALDRIRGEFADPSSKWASFAEDIVNDIDDNVLKQFIMTVAYNAVYKGNSKRNKLQKGYNCNIPWTILFDPTSACNLACTGCWAAEYGHKNNLSYEEMQSIVRQGNEMGCYFFLLTGGEPLVRKKDIIKLANEFNDSAFHIFTNGTLIDDEFCEEVAKAGNISFALSVEGTEESTDFRRGDGVYSKVINAMETLKKHKLLYGVSVCYTSKNYLQVTSDEFIANMIDHGCKLAWFFHYMPVGNDADVSLLPSPDQRKYILKRIREIRSGSSPHKIYAIDFQNDGEFINGCIAGGKNYLHINSQGDMEPCVFIHYSDSNIRDNTILEALQAPLFMAYHDNQPFNDNMFKPCPMLENAGKLTKMVNETHAHSTDLISPEDPKDLEGKCAPYAKKWNKTADDIWEIRKEERKHL
- a CDS encoding DUF4367 domain-containing protein; the protein is MKNTRYLKLVLILALATPLSACGNKAETTEEKPAQEASEEIKEAKEDGDLAVEPDPANEIDNKDSGEKGIYDLEFSYLPEGFGENFKDEKNDLLTVEYGAPKNPAQKITVQISNNEERMAELVNVPEDAEDITIGENTGKYWDDGSFNYIFIKNGQNEIYARSTLEKEEAVKVVEGIK
- a CDS encoding putative ABC transporter permease, which translates into the protein MTKVYIIYFFIYAIVGWILEVSYNGIRAGKYINCGVLNGPWCPIYGFAAVSIILLLNMVDTENKIFLFFASMIIASIIELITGFILEKIFHKKWWDYSDKKFNIGGHICAEYSLLWGALCFILYEAIHPMIRSMVFAMPYKLVLGVNIVVAILFAIDTIASFNTIIGINKKFKQIERSSEKLGELTSEIGEKIADRGIETAEKTSEKRKEFDQRIAEFKAIFEKKSERRILKAFPNLIRDLDDRSYDFSDIKQKIKER
- a CDS encoding L-cysteine desulfidase family protein, encoding MDKNLINKELINIVKEDSTKAVGCTEPVAVAYAANVGSEYIDKSNVEKIEVLCSKNIFKNGKAVKIPNTGDHGLDLAASLGVFTEKTTSPLLVFSKLSDGNIKRAKDFVKDGKVTVNYIDDVPDVYVELTIFAGEDNAKVVLSHSHSNIVKIIKNEEVIYDNPVDDGKGDKVSIKDMSFEELGQIVRDMDYDDISFVLEGVEVNLNAANEGLEGYGLKLGKKLKELKDAKILPDNFVTDTRILTAAAADMRMGGGALPIMTSGGSGNQGVGVVLPIYIVAKRENLDDESLARGLFFAHIINRYVKEYSGKLSGLCGCAIGAAIGASAGIAFMLGGSEEEIEGACTNVFANLTGIVCDGAKESCSMKLSTSAEESVIAAYLALNGVVTDANVGIVGDSIEETIINIGKLSHLGFSQTDKVMLDIIDK
- a CDS encoding Crp/Fnr family transcriptional regulator; its protein translation is MDLRQISMFKDLSAQDLKSIEERNIIEEKIYQKEDHIFRVGDVTGDAYYLIEGSILVYKIDSNGKRFIIKKIQKPGVFGEVYSYLKEGFDFSAQAEVPSKILVIHDFASIFSYGSKEFLKSYIDMLSRKCLELSRTNQITSQASLRQKVSKYLLLNQENSMVKVNLSREEWADILVTTRPSLSRELSNMVDDGLIEVENKTIKITNLSQMADLI
- the hcp gene encoding hydroxylamine reductase — encoded protein: MFCYQCQETAKNTGCTVQGVCGKKEDTANSQDLLIYVTKGLAEVANKLGDDNQEAYTRISNNLFVTITNANFDTPAIMEIVKETISLKDSLIEKLDSKEGLSDFALFSTDKDEELEKKAIEVGVLNIVNEDQRSLVELCTYGLKGMAAYNRHANVLGFHDVEVDRFIAKALEQATKDDNEVPSLIDLVMQTGEHGVKAMALLDKANTESYGNPEITEVDYSAGNKPGILISGHDLHDMKMLLEQTKDSGVEIYTHSEMLPANYYPEFKQYDHFHGNYGSSWWHQNDEFESFNGPILMTTNCIVPPKKNNTYLEKMFTTGNAGYPGCKHIEADENGQKDFSEIIELAKTCDAPTNLEDLKVVGGFAHNQVIQLADKVVEEVKAGNIKKFVVMGGCDGRFKERNYYSEFAQGLPEDYVILTAGCAKYRYNKLGLGDINGIPRVLDAGQCNDSYSLVQIALALKDAFGLDDINDLPIEYNIAWYEQKAVIVLLALLSLGVKNIHLGPTLPAFLSPTVVDFLVENFGISPISTVEEDLKTMTA
- a CDS encoding response regulator transcription factor, with the protein product MVKIYIVEDDEVILKSLGKFLKSWSYEVFSPDDFSSVYENFLDINPDLVLLDVSLPFFNGYYWCEKIRSSSNVPIIFISSADENLNKIMAMNMGADDYITKPFDLDVLLAKIKAVLRRSYQYRETVSKLSYKDIEIDRNRMVLSFAGNDLVLSKNEYLILEMMFEYPEKVYKREEIMDKIWQTDEFIDDNTLTVNIMRLRKKLEDMGLGDLIKTKKKVGYYIERDV